A window of the Narcine bancroftii isolate sNarBan1 chromosome 4, sNarBan1.hap1, whole genome shotgun sequence genome harbors these coding sequences:
- the gpn1 gene encoding GPN-loop GTPase 1 isoform X1, with the protein MAAAGAGGPVCLVVLGMAGSGKTALVQRLNGHLHTKGLPPYLINLDPAVHEIPVPANIDIRDTVNYREVMKQYGLGPNGGIVTSLNLFATRFDQVMKFIEKRQQDCRYVLIDTPGQIEVFTWSASGTIITEALASTFSTVIIYVMDTSRSTNPITFMSNMLYACSILYKTRLPFIVVMNKTDIVDHGFAVEWMTDFETFQDALNQETTFASNLTRSLSLVLDEFYSSLRVVGVSAVEGTGMDHFLRQVSEAAAEYEIEYRPHYLKTQQQLADREAKKREEQLEHLQRDMGDFAMDTSSIPAKADTEQEMEPGPSSLILTRGIVDEEDDEVDSDTDDTDYRKAEEQEEEPAFQRYLEQRKRTNHLAVKE; encoded by the exons ATGGCGGCGGCGGGAGCTGGTGGCCCTGTGTGCCTGGTCGTGCTGGGCATGGCGGGCTCGGGGAAAACCGCGCTGGTGCAG AGACTGAATGGTCACCTGCACACCAAAGGATTGCCTCCTTACCTGATCAACCTGGATCCTGCAGTGCATGAGATTCCTGTTCCAGCCAATATTG ATATTCGGGACACAGTGAACTACAGAGAAGTGATGAAGca ATATGGTCTCGGGCCCAATGGTGGCATTGTTACATCTTTGAACTTGTTTGCTACGCGGTTTGATCAG GTGATGAAGTTCATTGAGAAAAGGCAGCAGGACTGTCG GTATGTTCTGATCGACACTCCAGGACAGATTGAAGTTTTCACCTGGTCAGCATCTGGAACCATCATCACAGAAGCTTTG GCATCCACGTTCTCCACCGTCATCATCTACGTGATGGACACGTCGCGAAGCACAAACCCCATCACTTTCATGTCCAACATGCTGTATGCATGCAG tATCCTTTACAAGACCAGACTGCCTTTtattgttgtcatgaacaag ACTGACATTGTGGACCATGGTTTTGCTGTGGAGTGGATGACTGATTTTGAAACTTTTCAAGATGCGTTGAACCAAGAGACGACTTTTGCCAGTAATCTGACTCGCTCCCTGAGCCTCGTCCTGGATGAATTCTACAGCAGCCTTCGG GTGGTTGGGGTATCGGCGGTGGAGGGCACGGGAATGGACCACTTCCTGCGGCAGGTCTCTGAGGCAGCAGCTGAGTATGAAAT TGAATACCGCCCACATTACTTGAAGACGCAGCAACAGCTG GCCGACAGGGAGGCGAAGAAGCGAGAGGAACAGCTGGAACATCTGCAGAGAGACATGGGAGATTTTGCCATGGACACCAGCTCCATTCCAGCCAAAG CAGACACAGAGCAAGAGATGGAACCTGGACCGTCTAGCCTGATCCTGACCCGTGGAATCGTTGATGAGGAGGATGACGAAGTAGATTCCGACACTGATGACACGGATTATCGAA AAGcggaggagcaggaggaggaaccAGCTTTCCAACGATACCTGGAGCAGAGAAAGCGTACAAATCACCTCGCTGTCAAAGAGTGA
- the gpn1 gene encoding GPN-loop GTPase 1 isoform X2 → MAAAGAGGPVCLVVLGMAGSGKTALVQRLNGHLHTKGLPPYLINLDPAVHEIPVPANIDIRDTVNYREVMKQYGLGPNGGIVTSLNLFATRFDQVMKFIEKRQQDCRYVLIDTPGQIEVFTWSASGTIITEALASTFSTVIIYVMDTSRSTNPITFMSNMLYACSILYKTRLPFIVVMNKTDIVDHGFAVEWMTDFETFQDALNQETTFASNLTRSLSLVLDEFYSSLRVVGVSAVEGTGMDHFLRQVSEAAAEYEIEYRPHYLKTQQQLADREAKKREEQLEHLQRDMGDFAMDTSSIPAKDTEQEMEPGPSSLILTRGIVDEEDDEVDSDTDDTDYRKAEEQEEEPAFQRYLEQRKRTNHLAVKE, encoded by the exons ATGGCGGCGGCGGGAGCTGGTGGCCCTGTGTGCCTGGTCGTGCTGGGCATGGCGGGCTCGGGGAAAACCGCGCTGGTGCAG AGACTGAATGGTCACCTGCACACCAAAGGATTGCCTCCTTACCTGATCAACCTGGATCCTGCAGTGCATGAGATTCCTGTTCCAGCCAATATTG ATATTCGGGACACAGTGAACTACAGAGAAGTGATGAAGca ATATGGTCTCGGGCCCAATGGTGGCATTGTTACATCTTTGAACTTGTTTGCTACGCGGTTTGATCAG GTGATGAAGTTCATTGAGAAAAGGCAGCAGGACTGTCG GTATGTTCTGATCGACACTCCAGGACAGATTGAAGTTTTCACCTGGTCAGCATCTGGAACCATCATCACAGAAGCTTTG GCATCCACGTTCTCCACCGTCATCATCTACGTGATGGACACGTCGCGAAGCACAAACCCCATCACTTTCATGTCCAACATGCTGTATGCATGCAG tATCCTTTACAAGACCAGACTGCCTTTtattgttgtcatgaacaag ACTGACATTGTGGACCATGGTTTTGCTGTGGAGTGGATGACTGATTTTGAAACTTTTCAAGATGCGTTGAACCAAGAGACGACTTTTGCCAGTAATCTGACTCGCTCCCTGAGCCTCGTCCTGGATGAATTCTACAGCAGCCTTCGG GTGGTTGGGGTATCGGCGGTGGAGGGCACGGGAATGGACCACTTCCTGCGGCAGGTCTCTGAGGCAGCAGCTGAGTATGAAAT TGAATACCGCCCACATTACTTGAAGACGCAGCAACAGCTG GCCGACAGGGAGGCGAAGAAGCGAGAGGAACAGCTGGAACATCTGCAGAGAGACATGGGAGATTTTGCCATGGACACCAGCTCCATTCCAGCCAAAG ACACAGAGCAAGAGATGGAACCTGGACCGTCTAGCCTGATCCTGACCCGTGGAATCGTTGATGAGGAGGATGACGAAGTAGATTCCGACACTGATGACACGGATTATCGAA AAGcggaggagcaggaggaggaaccAGCTTTCCAACGATACCTGGAGCAGAGAAAGCGTACAAATCACCTCGCTGTCAAAGAGTGA